Proteins from a genomic interval of Xanthomonas sp. AM6:
- a CDS encoding DUF2339 domain-containing protein: protein MEALIVLVVVAVLAVPVLLIVLLVSLSGVRRRVAALELQLAQVQGAAPHAGARFGTNAGIGTGGDAEADAGFEDSDAAAARPFAATAPAAIAPAAPAPPPLPPQFATRVSAARDGADTDAGAAPAHETFAPQGPGPLERLLAGAKRWFTEGNVPVKIGMLVLLAGVAALLKYAGDQGWLRMPIELRYAGVAAAALAGLGFGWRQRERKRSFALALQGGAIGVLLLTVFAAFKLSALIPAGAAFALSIVLVAGMCVLAVVQESRTLAVLATLAGFLAPIWLSTGSGNHVGLFSYYAVLNAAVFAIAWYRPWRVLNLLGFGFTFGIGTLWGVLQYQPAKFASTEPFLLLFFAFYLLIPILYARRQPATRGNLVDGSLVFGAPLVAFSLQAGLLRGEGLPLALCALGLAAIYALLAAALIRRARFAVLGQAYALLAVGFATLAVPLALSARATASIFALEGAALAWLGLRQRRWLPQFSGAGLQLAAAIGFVLGLDMVWHDTQAVANATFMSGALLALAGFASAWSYRRAGAAMPALAYYLWGLAWWCGIGITEIERFVAPDARADVWLAFVALSGWLAAEVQRRWPARALAATTLGGLLLALPLAALQAEAHGQPFAGHGAWAWTLFAVLGVRSLVCLRGSGGGVARAAQFVWWLVWPSVLSLLGMWLAQRFALAEGWQWALLLAPWLLAAALSLLRWRWLAAPLGADFDPCRSALQCSYFGLLGVAWLWTLCVPGASAPLPWVPVLNPLELSQLLVLALAARWLWSPSAPVALQGRRLQLLAGGGFLWITSVTLHAVHHWGAAPWSAVLSDGVAQTSLTVVWSVLGVLGWVLGSRRRQRGLWLAGALLMAVVLGKLLLVDRGNLGNVAGIASFIAYGLLCTVVGYFAPAPPRATEPAEEAHP from the coding sequence ATGGAAGCGTTGATCGTGTTGGTGGTGGTGGCGGTACTGGCGGTGCCGGTGCTGCTGATCGTATTGCTGGTGTCGCTTTCGGGGGTGCGCCGGCGCGTGGCGGCGTTGGAACTGCAACTGGCGCAGGTGCAAGGCGCGGCGCCCCACGCCGGTGCCCGGTTCGGCACCAATGCCGGCATCGGTACGGGAGGCGACGCCGAGGCCGATGCCGGGTTCGAGGACAGCGACGCCGCGGCGGCGCGTCCGTTCGCCGCCACCGCGCCGGCCGCCATCGCGCCCGCAGCACCTGCGCCGCCGCCGCTTCCGCCGCAGTTCGCAACGCGCGTATCCGCGGCGAGGGACGGTGCGGATACCGATGCAGGCGCTGCGCCAGCGCACGAGACGTTTGCGCCGCAGGGCCCGGGCCCGCTCGAGCGGTTGCTGGCCGGCGCCAAGCGCTGGTTCACCGAAGGCAACGTGCCGGTCAAGATCGGTATGCTGGTGCTGCTGGCCGGTGTGGCCGCGCTGCTGAAGTACGCCGGCGACCAGGGCTGGCTGCGGATGCCGATCGAACTGCGCTACGCCGGCGTCGCCGCCGCGGCGCTGGCCGGGCTGGGCTTCGGCTGGCGCCAGCGCGAACGCAAGCGCAGCTTCGCGCTGGCCCTGCAGGGCGGCGCGATCGGCGTGCTGCTGCTGACCGTGTTCGCCGCGTTCAAGCTGTCCGCGCTGATTCCGGCCGGTGCCGCGTTCGCGCTGAGCATCGTGCTGGTGGCCGGCATGTGCGTGCTGGCGGTGGTGCAGGAATCGCGCACGCTGGCGGTGCTGGCCACGCTGGCCGGGTTCCTGGCGCCGATCTGGCTGTCCACCGGCAGCGGCAACCACGTCGGCCTGTTCTCCTACTACGCGGTGTTGAACGCGGCGGTGTTTGCGATCGCCTGGTACCGGCCGTGGCGGGTGCTGAACCTGCTCGGCTTCGGTTTCACCTTCGGCATCGGCACGCTGTGGGGCGTACTGCAGTACCAGCCGGCGAAGTTCGCCAGCACCGAGCCGTTCCTGCTGCTGTTCTTCGCCTTCTATCTGCTGATCCCGATCCTGTACGCGCGGCGCCAGCCGGCCACGCGCGGCAACCTGGTCGACGGCAGCCTGGTGTTCGGCGCGCCGCTGGTCGCGTTCTCGCTGCAGGCCGGATTGCTGCGTGGCGAGGGCCTGCCGCTGGCGCTGTGCGCGCTGGGCCTGGCGGCGATCTATGCGCTGCTGGCCGCGGCGCTGATCCGGCGCGCGCGCTTCGCGGTGCTCGGCCAAGCCTATGCGCTGCTGGCGGTCGGCTTCGCCACGCTGGCGGTGCCGTTGGCGCTGTCCGCGCGCGCCACTGCCAGCATCTTCGCGCTGGAAGGTGCGGCGCTGGCATGGCTCGGATTGCGGCAGCGGCGCTGGTTGCCGCAGTTCAGCGGTGCCGGCCTGCAACTGGCCGCGGCGATCGGCTTCGTGCTGGGGCTGGACATGGTTTGGCACGATACCCAGGCCGTGGCCAATGCGACGTTCATGAGCGGTGCGCTGCTGGCCCTGGCCGGCTTCGCCAGCGCCTGGAGCTATCGCCGCGCGGGCGCCGCCATGCCGGCGCTGGCCTACTACCTGTGGGGCCTGGCGTGGTGGTGCGGAATCGGGATCACCGAGATCGAGCGCTTCGTCGCACCCGACGCGCGCGCCGACGTCTGGCTGGCGTTCGTGGCGCTCAGCGGCTGGCTCGCCGCCGAAGTGCAGCGGCGTTGGCCGGCGCGCGCGCTGGCGGCGACCACGCTCGGCGGCCTGCTGCTGGCGCTGCCGTTGGCGGCGCTGCAGGCCGAGGCGCACGGCCAGCCGTTCGCCGGACACGGCGCCTGGGCCTGGACCCTGTTCGCGGTGCTCGGCGTGCGCAGCCTGGTCTGCCTGCGCGGCAGCGGCGGCGGCGTGGCGCGGGCGGCGCAGTTCGTGTGGTGGCTGGTGTGGCCGTCGGTGCTGTCGCTGCTGGGCATGTGGCTGGCGCAGCGCTTCGCCCTGGCCGAGGGTTGGCAATGGGCGTTGCTGCTGGCGCCGTGGCTGCTGGCGGCGGCGCTGTCGCTGCTGCGCTGGCGCTGGCTGGCCGCGCCGCTGGGCGCGGATTTCGATCCGTGCCGCAGCGCGTTGCAGTGCAGCTATTTCGGCCTGCTCGGCGTGGCCTGGCTGTGGACCCTGTGCGTGCCCGGCGCCAGCGCGCCGCTGCCGTGGGTGCCGGTGCTCAATCCGCTGGAACTGAGCCAGCTGCTGGTGTTGGCGCTGGCCGCGCGCTGGCTGTGGTCGCCGTCCGCGCCGGTGGCGCTGCAGGGCCGGCGCCTGCAGCTGCTGGCCGGCGGCGGCTTCCTGTGGATCACCAGCGTGACCCTGCACGCGGTGCATCACTGGGGGGCCGCGCCGTGGAGTGCGGTGCTGTCCGACGGCGTGGCGCAGACCAGCCTGACCGTGGTGTGGAGCGTGCTCGGCGTGCTCGGCTGGGTGCTCGGCTCGCGCCGCCGCCAGCGTGGCCTGTGGCTGGCCGGCGCGCTGCTGATGGCGGTGGTGCTGGGCAAGCTGTTGCTGGTGGATCGCGGCAATCTCGGCAACGTCGCCGGTATCGCCTCGTTCATCGCCTACGGCCTGCTGTGCACCGTGGTCGGCTATTTTGCGCCGGCGCCGCCGCGCGCCACCGAACCGGCCGAGGAGGCCCATCCATGA
- a CDS encoding DUF3999 domain-containing protein, translating into MKRLIFPALLLALSPLAASAASQRDDYAQQWPLTLQDPAAGAYRVQLDDAVYRSAHRASLGDVEVFNAAGDALPSALFAAEQAETTPRRQPLPWFPLPPVAGGGADDLELIAERDADGSVRRIRTRVASSATGASEAGWLIDASALREPLRALSLQWAADTQPRQARYRVEASDDLRDWELLVQEATLVDLANQGNRLQQLRIAIDSRVRYLRLLPLSSAPLPRLTGVEAELAPAPAAADWHWQQLDALQADPVQHSFEFASPGRYPVAQLDIALPGNSAIEWRVQSRDAAEAPWQDRAGPWVAYQVGTGAGRSPPQALATPVRDRYWRLLATQDPGRQRPALRLGYQPETLIFLAQGAPPYALAAGSARTQRAAAPLAATLQALRSQRGPQWAPATATLGAAVPLAGAAALQAPPPPRDWKAWLLWALLVGGALIVVGFAFSLLRKPAAPGTD; encoded by the coding sequence ATGAAACGCCTGATCTTCCCGGCCCTGCTGTTGGCGCTGTCGCCGCTCGCGGCATCCGCCGCCAGCCAGCGCGACGACTATGCGCAGCAATGGCCGCTGACCCTGCAGGATCCCGCCGCCGGCGCCTACCGCGTGCAGCTGGACGATGCGGTGTACCGCAGCGCGCATCGCGCCTCGCTGGGCGACGTGGAGGTGTTCAATGCCGCCGGCGACGCCTTGCCGTCCGCGCTGTTTGCCGCCGAACAGGCCGAAACCACGCCGCGCCGGCAGCCGCTGCCCTGGTTCCCGCTGCCGCCGGTGGCCGGCGGGGGCGCCGACGACCTGGAACTGATCGCCGAGCGCGACGCCGACGGCAGCGTGCGCCGCATCCGCACGCGCGTGGCCAGCAGCGCCACCGGCGCCAGCGAGGCCGGTTGGCTGATCGACGCCAGCGCGCTGCGCGAGCCCTTGCGCGCGCTGTCGCTGCAATGGGCCGCCGATACGCAGCCGCGGCAGGCGCGCTACCGGGTCGAGGCCAGCGACGATCTGCGCGATTGGGAATTGCTGGTGCAGGAGGCGACGCTGGTCGACCTGGCCAACCAGGGCAATCGCCTGCAGCAGCTGCGCATCGCCATCGACAGCCGGGTGCGCTACCTGCGACTGCTGCCGTTGTCGTCGGCGCCGCTGCCGCGCCTGACCGGGGTGGAGGCCGAACTGGCGCCGGCGCCGGCCGCCGCCGACTGGCACTGGCAGCAGCTGGATGCGCTGCAGGCCGATCCGGTGCAGCACAGCTTCGAGTTCGCCTCGCCCGGCCGCTATCCGGTGGCGCAGCTGGATATCGCGCTGCCCGGCAACAGCGCGATCGAATGGCGCGTGCAGAGCCGCGACGCCGCCGAGGCGCCGTGGCAGGACCGGGCCGGGCCGTGGGTCGCCTACCAGGTCGGTACCGGCGCCGGCCGCTCGCCGCCGCAGGCGCTGGCGACGCCGGTGCGCGATCGCTACTGGCGGCTGCTGGCCACCCAGGACCCGGGCCGGCAACGGCCGGCACTGCGCCTGGGCTACCAGCCCGAGACGCTGATCTTCCTGGCCCAGGGTGCGCCGCCCTACGCGCTGGCGGCCGGCAGCGCGCGCACCCAGCGCGCCGCCGCGCCATTGGCGGCCACGCTGCAGGCGCTGCGCTCGCAGCGCGGGCCGCAATGGGCACCGGCCACCGCCACGCTCGGCGCGGCGGTGCCGCTGGCCGGCGCCGCCGCCTTGCAGGCGCCGCCGCCGCCGCGCGACTGGAAGGCCTGGCTGCTGTGGGCGCTGCTGGTCGGCGGCGCGCTGATCGTGGTCGGCTTCGCCTTCAGCCTGCTGCGCAAGCCGGCGGCGCCCGGCACGGACTGA
- a CDS encoding phosphoglycerate kinase, giving the protein MPILRMTDLDLSGKRVLIRQDLNVPIDDDGQITSEQRILASVPTLRHALAQGAAVMVTSHLGRPKEGAWTQQDSLAPVAARLAALLGTEVPLLRDWVDGVDVQPGKIVLLENCRMNVGEGKDDEALAQKYAALCDVFVMDAFGTAHRAQASTHGVIRFAPVAAGGPLLMAELDALAKALEHPAKPLLAIVAGSKVSTKLELLSNLVNKVEQLIVGGGIANTFIAAAGHPVGKSLCEPDLLDTARKIVADANARGAAIPLPTDVVVAKQFLPDAPATVKALAEVADDDLILDIGPQTAAHYAELIAKAGTVVWNGPVGVFEFDAFGHGTETLARAIAASPAFSIAGGGDTLAAVDKYGIAAQVSYISTGGGAFLEFLEGKTLPAVAALQARGA; this is encoded by the coding sequence ATGCCCATCCTGCGAATGACCGATCTCGACCTGTCCGGCAAGCGCGTGCTGATCCGGCAAGACCTGAACGTGCCGATCGACGACGACGGCCAGATCACTTCCGAGCAGCGCATCCTGGCGTCGGTACCGACGCTGCGGCACGCGCTCGCGCAGGGCGCGGCGGTGATGGTGACCTCGCACCTGGGCCGTCCCAAGGAAGGCGCGTGGACCCAGCAGGACTCGCTGGCGCCGGTGGCCGCGCGGTTGGCCGCGCTGCTCGGCACCGAGGTGCCGCTGCTGCGCGACTGGGTCGACGGCGTGGACGTGCAGCCGGGCAAGATCGTGCTGCTGGAGAACTGCCGCATGAACGTCGGCGAGGGCAAGGACGACGAGGCGCTGGCGCAGAAGTACGCGGCGCTGTGCGACGTGTTCGTGATGGACGCGTTCGGCACTGCGCACCGCGCCCAGGCCTCCACCCACGGCGTGATCAGGTTCGCCCCTGTGGCGGCCGGCGGCCCGCTGCTGATGGCCGAGCTGGACGCGCTGGCCAAGGCGCTGGAGCACCCGGCCAAGCCGCTGCTGGCGATCGTCGCCGGCAGCAAGGTCTCGACCAAGCTGGAACTGCTGTCGAACCTGGTCAACAAGGTCGAGCAGCTGATCGTCGGCGGCGGCATCGCCAACACCTTCATCGCCGCGGCCGGGCACCCGGTCGGCAAGTCGCTGTGCGAGCCGGACCTGCTCGACACCGCGCGCAAGATCGTCGCCGACGCCAACGCGCGCGGCGCGGCGATCCCGCTGCCCACTGACGTGGTGGTGGCCAAGCAGTTCCTGCCCGACGCGCCGGCCACGGTGAAGGCGCTGGCCGAGGTCGCCGACGACGACCTGATCCTGGACATCGGCCCGCAGACCGCCGCGCACTACGCCGAGCTGATCGCCAAGGCCGGCACCGTGGTCTGGAATGGCCCGGTCGGCGTGTTCGAGTTCGACGCGTTCGGCCATGGCACCGAAACCCTGGCGCGCGCGATCGCCGCCTCGCCGGCGTTCTCCATCGCCGGCGGCGGCGATACCCTGGCCGCGGTCGACAAGTACGGCATCGCCGCGCAGGTCAGCTACATCTCCACCGGCGGCGGCGCGTTCCTGGAGTTCCTGGAAGGCAAGACCCTGCCGGCCGTGGCCGCGTTGCAGGCGCGCGGCGCGTGA
- a CDS encoding HAD hydrolase-like protein: MSADTLFFDLDGTLVDSEIGIVGSIAHAFEQLQQPVPGPDALRAWIGPPLRDSFHAHFDDPAVVEQALALYRQRYDARGWREHTVFPEIGAAVEALAAAGHRMAVVTSKNERFARRIVETLPFAAHFEEVVGASDDGQRRFKPDLIAEALRRLALPAQGCRMIGDRRMDIEGANHHGMRSIGVLWGFGDEAELRQAGASALAQVPGQLLALAG; this comes from the coding sequence GTGAGCGCCGACACCCTGTTCTTCGACCTGGACGGCACCCTGGTCGATTCGGAGATCGGCATCGTCGGCAGCATCGCGCATGCGTTCGAGCAGCTGCAGCAGCCGGTGCCGGGGCCGGACGCGCTGCGCGCCTGGATCGGCCCGCCGCTGCGCGACAGTTTCCACGCGCATTTCGACGATCCGGCCGTGGTCGAGCAGGCGCTGGCGCTGTACCGGCAGCGCTACGACGCGCGCGGCTGGCGCGAGCACACGGTGTTCCCGGAGATCGGCGCGGCGGTGGAGGCCCTGGCCGCGGCCGGCCATCGCATGGCGGTGGTGACCTCGAAGAACGAGCGCTTCGCCCGGCGCATCGTCGAAACGCTGCCGTTCGCCGCGCATTTCGAGGAGGTCGTCGGCGCCAGCGACGACGGCCAGCGCCGCTTCAAGCCGGACCTGATCGCCGAGGCGCTGCGGCGGCTGGCGTTGCCGGCGCAGGGCTGCCGCATGATCGGCGACCGGCGCATGGACATCGAGGGCGCCAACCACCACGGCATGCGCAGCATCGGCGTGCTGTGGGGCTTCGGCGACGAGGCGGAGCTGCGCCAGGCCGGCGCCAGCGCGTTGGCGCAGGTTCCGGGGCAGTTGTTGGCGCTGGCTGGCTGA
- the pyk gene encoding pyruvate kinase: MIERQRRTKILATLGPATDPPGVLEDLFRAGVNVVRLNFSHGDPSGQAKRAAEVRAAAQRVGSEVGILADLPGPKIRIERFASGKVSLKAGARFDLVADANAPAGDENQVGVSYLGLPNDVKPGDVLLLDDGLLQLQVVEVQGERIVNTVLNDGVLSDRKGLNKQGGGLSLGALTERDKELIGIVAKIGVDFIAVSFCRNAQDMHDARRIAEQHGCYAALVSKIERTEAIENLTEIVEASDVVMVARGDLGVEIGDAELPGLQKKIIRESLAQNKVVITATQMLQSMVENPIPTRAEVLDVANAVIDGTDAVMLSAETAAGAYPVKAVQAMARICLGAERQFEMDTDFEAAQRNLERADQAIAMATMFLSEHIGLSGVVTLTESGGTPRFLSRFRSKMPIYAFTRHDGARRGMAMMRGVFPINFDSRGLTPREAARAAIRLLVEAERMGPGDRVVFTSGEHMETHGATNTLRLLEVGPDGRASGLGDL; the protein is encoded by the coding sequence ATGATCGAACGCCAGCGCCGCACCAAGATCCTCGCCACCCTCGGCCCGGCGACCGATCCTCCCGGCGTGCTCGAGGACCTGTTCCGCGCCGGCGTCAACGTCGTGCGCCTGAACTTCTCCCATGGCGATCCGTCCGGCCAGGCCAAGCGCGCCGCCGAAGTGCGCGCCGCCGCGCAGCGCGTGGGCAGCGAAGTGGGCATCCTCGCCGACCTGCCGGGCCCGAAGATCCGCATCGAGCGCTTCGCCAGCGGCAAGGTGTCGCTGAAGGCCGGCGCGCGCTTCGACCTGGTCGCCGACGCCAATGCGCCGGCCGGCGACGAGAACCAGGTCGGCGTCAGCTACCTGGGCCTGCCCAACGACGTCAAGCCGGGCGACGTGCTGCTGCTCGACGACGGCCTGCTGCAGCTGCAGGTGGTCGAGGTGCAGGGCGAGCGCATCGTCAACACCGTGCTCAACGACGGCGTGCTGTCCGACCGCAAGGGCCTGAACAAGCAGGGCGGCGGCCTGTCGCTGGGCGCGCTGACCGAGCGCGACAAGGAATTGATCGGCATCGTCGCCAAGATCGGCGTGGATTTCATCGCGGTGTCGTTCTGCCGCAACGCGCAGGACATGCACGACGCGCGCCGCATCGCCGAGCAGCACGGCTGCTACGCCGCGCTGGTGTCCAAGATCGAGCGCACCGAGGCGATCGAGAACCTGACCGAGATCGTCGAGGCCAGCGACGTGGTGATGGTCGCGCGCGGCGACCTGGGCGTGGAGATCGGCGACGCCGAGCTGCCCGGCCTGCAGAAGAAGATCATTCGCGAGTCGCTGGCGCAGAACAAGGTGGTAATCACCGCCACGCAGATGCTGCAGTCGATGGTCGAGAACCCGATCCCGACCCGCGCCGAAGTGCTGGACGTGGCCAACGCGGTGATCGACGGCACCGACGCGGTGATGCTGTCGGCCGAGACCGCCGCCGGCGCCTATCCGGTCAAGGCGGTGCAGGCGATGGCGCGCATCTGCCTGGGCGCCGAGCGCCAGTTCGAGATGGACACCGACTTCGAGGCCGCGCAGCGCAACCTCGAGCGCGCCGACCAGGCGATCGCCATGGCGACGATGTTCCTGTCCGAGCACATCGGCCTGAGCGGCGTGGTCACCCTGACCGAATCCGGCGGCACCCCGCGCTTCCTGTCGCGGTTCCGCTCGAAGATGCCGATCTACGCGTTCACCCGCCACGACGGCGCGCGCCGCGGCATGGCGATGATGCGCGGCGTGTTCCCGATCAACTTCGACAGCCGCGGCCTGACCCCGCGCGAAGCGGCGCGCGCGGCGATCCGCCTGCTGGTCGAGGCCGAGCGCATGGGCCCCGGCGACCGCGTGGTGTTCACCAGCGGCGAGCACATGGAAACCCACGGCGCGACCAACACGCTGCGCCTGCTCGAGGTCGGCCCCGACGGCCGCGCCAGCGGCCTGGGCGACCTGTAG
- a CDS encoding class I fructose-bisphosphate aldolase yields MSIEQLAETAQAMVAPGKGIIAIDESTSTIAKRFAGVGIENVEENRRAYRELLLTTPKLSEHISGAILYDETIRQKTKDGVPFPKYMAEHGIIPGIKVDKGTHPLAGMPGELITEGLDGLRARLEEYYKLGARFAKWRAVITIGEDIPSGVCIETNAHALARYAALCQEQGLVPMVEPEVLMDGNHDIETCYEVTEATLRSLFGALYEQNVVLEGTILKASMVIAGKDCDEQASVEEVAESTVMCLKSTVPAILPGIVFLSGGQTDEQSTAHLNAMNQLGTLPWPLSFSYGRAMQQAALKLWAQDMKGNFAKAQQVVYERAKENGLAALGKWQD; encoded by the coding sequence ATGAGCATCGAACAGCTTGCCGAAACCGCACAGGCGATGGTCGCCCCGGGCAAGGGCATCATCGCGATCGACGAATCCACCAGCACGATCGCCAAGCGCTTCGCCGGCGTCGGCATCGAGAATGTCGAAGAGAACCGCCGCGCGTATCGCGAGCTGCTGCTGACCACGCCCAAGCTGAGCGAGCACATCTCCGGGGCGATCCTGTACGACGAGACCATCCGCCAGAAGACCAAGGACGGCGTGCCGTTCCCGAAGTACATGGCCGAGCACGGCATCATCCCCGGGATCAAGGTCGACAAGGGCACGCATCCGCTGGCCGGCATGCCCGGCGAGCTGATCACCGAAGGCCTGGACGGCCTGCGCGCGCGCCTGGAGGAGTACTACAAGCTCGGCGCGCGCTTCGCCAAGTGGCGCGCGGTGATCACCATCGGCGAGGATATCCCGTCGGGCGTGTGCATCGAGACCAACGCGCATGCGCTGGCGCGCTACGCGGCGCTGTGCCAGGAACAGGGCCTGGTGCCGATGGTGGAGCCGGAAGTGCTGATGGACGGCAACCACGACATCGAGACCTGCTACGAGGTCACCGAAGCCACGCTGCGTTCGCTGTTCGGCGCGCTGTACGAGCAGAACGTGGTGCTGGAAGGCACCATCCTGAAGGCCTCGATGGTCATCGCCGGCAAGGACTGCGACGAGCAGGCCAGCGTCGAGGAAGTGGCCGAGTCCACCGTGATGTGCCTGAAGAGCACCGTGCCGGCGATCCTGCCGGGCATCGTGTTCCTGTCCGGCGGGCAGACCGACGAGCAGTCCACCGCGCACCTGAACGCGATGAACCAGCTCGGCACGCTGCCGTGGCCGCTGAGCTTCTCCTACGGCCGCGCGATGCAGCAGGCCGCGCTGAAGCTGTGGGCGCAGGACATGAAGGGCAACTTCGCCAAGGCGCAGCAGGTGGTCTACGAGCGCGCCAAGGAAAACGGCCTGGCCGCGCTGGGCAAGTGGCAGGATTGA
- a CDS encoding LysR family transcriptional regulator: protein MDIAGELEIFTLAAEAGSFSAAGRRLKLAPSSIARVVDRIEARLGVRLLLRTTRSLTLTPEGATYLSSARRILADLRETEQLIADQSSPKGRLRVSLSLTYGRMFVVPLLGDFLHSHPGILLEVISTDAVVDIAAGQADVAVRLGPLPDSPLTARKLGQTHKVIVASPGYLARRGTPVVPEDLHEHDCIGFNYKRAAPTWPFRKEGRDYALPIKGSVETNNGETQRQLAIEGLGIARVCAETAEDAIQAGQLVALLQEFNPGDGEEIHAVFVGGAHTPARVRCFVDYLVQRLCTAG from the coding sequence ATGGACATCGCTGGCGAACTTGAAATCTTCACCCTGGCGGCCGAGGCCGGCAGTTTCTCGGCGGCGGGACGACGGCTGAAACTGGCGCCGTCGTCCATCGCCCGGGTCGTCGACCGGATCGAGGCCCGCCTCGGCGTGCGCCTGCTGCTGCGGACGACGCGCTCGCTGACGTTGACGCCGGAAGGCGCGACCTACCTGTCGTCCGCACGGCGGATCCTGGCGGACCTGCGCGAAACCGAGCAGTTGATCGCCGATCAGAGTTCGCCCAAGGGACGCCTGCGCGTGAGCCTGTCGCTCACGTACGGGCGGATGTTCGTGGTGCCGCTTCTGGGCGACTTCCTCCACAGCCACCCCGGCATCCTGCTCGAGGTGATCTCCACCGATGCCGTCGTCGACATCGCCGCGGGCCAGGCGGACGTGGCGGTGCGGCTGGGCCCGCTCCCCGACAGCCCGTTGACCGCGCGCAAGCTCGGCCAGACCCACAAGGTGATCGTGGCCTCGCCCGGGTACCTCGCGCGCCGAGGCACGCCGGTCGTCCCGGAGGATCTGCACGAGCACGACTGCATCGGCTTCAACTACAAGCGCGCCGCCCCGACCTGGCCGTTCCGCAAGGAAGGACGCGACTACGCGTTGCCGATCAAGGGCAGCGTGGAAACCAACAATGGCGAGACGCAACGCCAGCTCGCCATCGAAGGCCTCGGCATCGCGCGGGTCTGCGCCGAGACGGCGGAAGACGCGATCCAGGCCGGCCAGCTCGTGGCGCTCCTGCAGGAGTTCAACCCGGGCGACGGCGAGGAGATCCACGCGGTGTTCGTCGGCGGGGCGCATACGCCGGCGCGGGTCCGGTGCTTCGTCGACTACCTCGTCCAGCGGCTGTGCACGGCAGGTTGA
- a CDS encoding epoxide hydrolase family protein — MVSLYTIDIPDARLAAIRAKVEAYDWDQLADAGGWSAGVGIDDLRRLVAYWRDRYDWRAVERRLNQLPNFTTEVEGERLHFVHLRGDGSKPPLLLLHGWPGSYLEFERLLAPLVADGHDVVVPSLPGFAFSTPITGVIGPRRAAELMHALMAQLFGQARYIVQGGDWGAHIASWMAFLRPDALLGFHINMVSIFASDAAATTAQEKDLIARRDAILDLETGYSHQQRTRPQTLGVAMADSPVGVAAWILEKIGKWADLPTSADGRPDIWSKFSEEELLTNIMLYVAPAAAVTSTWIYLGQRLEGSDLFPPGTRIAVPAGVAAFPDPVFLPTPRTFAEKTYSIVHWSRMREGGHFAAWEAPQRMLDDLRAFVATVLVRS, encoded by the coding sequence ATGGTCTCGCTCTACACGATCGACATTCCCGACGCGCGGCTCGCCGCCATCCGGGCAAAAGTGGAAGCCTACGACTGGGATCAGCTCGCCGATGCCGGCGGATGGAGCGCAGGCGTCGGGATCGACGACCTCAGGCGGCTCGTCGCCTACTGGCGGGACCGCTACGACTGGCGGGCGGTCGAACGGCGCCTCAACCAGCTGCCCAACTTCACCACCGAGGTGGAGGGCGAGCGCCTGCATTTCGTGCATCTGCGGGGCGACGGATCCAAGCCGCCGCTGCTGCTCCTGCATGGCTGGCCGGGCTCGTATCTCGAATTCGAGCGGCTGCTTGCGCCGCTGGTGGCCGACGGGCACGACGTCGTAGTGCCGTCGCTCCCGGGCTTCGCGTTCTCCACGCCGATCACCGGCGTCATCGGGCCACGCCGCGCCGCCGAACTCATGCACGCGCTGATGGCCCAGCTGTTCGGCCAGGCGCGCTACATCGTCCAGGGCGGCGACTGGGGCGCGCACATCGCCAGCTGGATGGCCTTCCTGCGGCCGGACGCGCTGCTCGGCTTCCACATCAACATGGTGAGCATCTTCGCCAGCGATGCCGCTGCCACCACCGCGCAGGAGAAGGATCTGATCGCCCGCCGCGACGCGATCCTCGATCTGGAGACCGGCTACTCGCACCAGCAGCGCACGCGGCCGCAGACATTGGGCGTGGCGATGGCCGACAGCCCGGTCGGCGTGGCGGCCTGGATACTCGAGAAGATCGGCAAGTGGGCCGATCTTCCGACCAGCGCCGATGGCCGGCCGGACATCTGGAGCAAGTTTTCGGAGGAGGAACTGCTCACCAACATCATGCTGTACGTCGCCCCCGCGGCCGCCGTCACCTCGACCTGGATCTATCTCGGCCAGCGGCTGGAAGGCTCGGACCTCTTTCCACCCGGCACGCGCATCGCGGTGCCCGCCGGCGTGGCGGCCTTTCCCGATCCGGTGTTTCTGCCGACACCGCGCACCTTCGCCGAGAAGACGTACTCCATCGTGCATTGGAGCCGGATGCGCGAAGGCGGCCACTTCGCCGCCTGGGAGGCGCCGCAGCGGATGCTCGACGACCTGCGCGCCTTCGTCGCCACGGTCCTGGTGCGCTCCTGA